In Vibrio japonicus, one DNA window encodes the following:
- a CDS encoding virulence factor BrkB family protein, producing MNDSIGSYKLKVEQIAKDCLHFGQYLLSRMGHDRINVNAGYLAYITLLSIVPMVTVLLSILSSFEVFESAGEVIQDFAIQNFVPASGDAVKGALLEFVANTGKMTAVGSGFLFIAALMLISNIDKNLNYIWRVEKKRRAVFSFSMYWMVLTLGPILVGASIAATSYVTSLKILESETVSSAFNLFLSWLPFLLSFFAFVGLYLLVPNKKVHISHSIVGALIAAMLFEASKQGFAAYITHFPSYQLIYGALAAIPILFVWVYLCWLIVLVGAEVTAALGEREHWSEVEEMIKCSENPTQSNKGSQSDSTDPESE from the coding sequence ATGAATGACTCAATAGGGAGTTACAAGTTGAAAGTTGAGCAAATAGCGAAAGATTGCCTGCATTTTGGTCAGTATCTATTGTCGCGGATGGGGCACGATCGGATAAATGTTAACGCTGGGTATTTAGCTTATATAACGTTGCTCTCAATTGTACCTATGGTGACGGTATTACTCTCCATACTTTCATCATTTGAAGTGTTTGAAAGTGCTGGTGAAGTTATTCAGGACTTTGCGATACAAAACTTTGTTCCGGCCTCTGGCGATGCAGTAAAAGGTGCGTTATTGGAGTTTGTCGCGAATACAGGAAAAATGACCGCAGTAGGTAGTGGTTTTTTGTTTATCGCTGCACTCATGCTGATCTCTAACATTGATAAAAATCTTAATTACATTTGGCGTGTAGAGAAAAAGCGCCGTGCCGTTTTTTCGTTTTCTATGTACTGGATGGTGCTAACGTTAGGACCGATTTTGGTAGGGGCAAGTATAGCCGCGACGTCTTACGTGACCTCGTTGAAAATTCTTGAAAGCGAGACGGTGTCTAGTGCGTTCAACCTGTTCTTAAGCTGGTTACCATTCTTATTGTCATTCTTTGCATTTGTTGGGCTGTATTTATTAGTCCCAAATAAGAAAGTGCATATCTCGCATTCTATTGTCGGGGCGCTGATAGCGGCTATGCTCTTTGAGGCAAGCAAGCAAGGTTTCGCTGCGTACATTACTCATTTTCCTTCTTACCAACTTATCTATGGGGCATTGGCTGCCATTCCTATTTTGTTCGTTTGGGTTTATTTGTGTTGGTTGATTGTTCTTGTCGGTGCGGAAGTTACGGCAGCTCTGGGGGAAAGAGAGCACTGGAGTGAAGTCGAAGAGATGATAAAATGTTCAGAAAATCCAACCCAATCAAATAAAGGAAGTCAAAGTGATAGCACTGATCCAGAGAGTGAGTGA
- the dtd gene encoding D-aminoacyl-tRNA deacylase: MIALIQRVSEAAVRVNGEVVGEIDKGLLVLLGVEKDDDEAKAKRLVERVTSYRVFEDEDGKMNLNVQQVGGKVLVVSQFTLPADTKKGTRAGFSRGAHPADAERLYDHFSDLCENVLPTARGQFAADMKVSLVNDGPVTFWLQV, encoded by the coding sequence GTGATAGCACTGATCCAGAGAGTGAGTGAGGCAGCCGTACGCGTAAATGGAGAAGTGGTAGGAGAGATCGACAAAGGTCTACTTGTCCTACTTGGTGTAGAAAAGGACGATGATGAAGCGAAAGCGAAGCGCTTGGTTGAGCGCGTAACGAGCTATCGTGTCTTTGAAGACGAAGACGGTAAAATGAACCTTAATGTTCAGCAAGTAGGCGGAAAGGTGTTGGTCGTCTCTCAATTTACTTTGCCAGCAGACACGAAAAAAGGGACACGTGCAGGTTTTTCTCGTGGGGCTCATCCAGCCGATGCTGAACGTCTATACGACCATTTTTCTGATTTGTGTGAAAATGTATTGCCAACAGCGAGAGGCCAATTTGCTGCCGATATGAAAGTATCGCTGGTCAATGATGGTCCTGTGACTTTCTGGCTACAAGTATAA